The following are encoded together in the Lathyrus oleraceus cultivar Zhongwan6 chromosome 3, CAAS_Psat_ZW6_1.0, whole genome shotgun sequence genome:
- the LOC127132232 gene encoding hevein-like preproprotein, whose protein sequence is MSNIIIVNMRNFGVGVVVLTLAYLIATTIAEQCGRQAGGATCPNNLCCSQYGYCGDTDDYCSPSKNCQSNCHGSGGGSGESASNVRATYHYYRPEQHGWDLNAVSAYCSTWDASKPYSWRSKYGWTAFCGPVGPRGQASCGKCLRVRNSGTGAQETVRIVDQCSNGGLDLDVGVFNRIDTDGRGYQQGHLIVSYQFVDCGNEVDMINPLFSIMDAKQ, encoded by the exons ATGTCAAATATAATCATAGTAAACATGAGAAATTTTGGAGTAGGCGTAGTTGTATTAACATTGGCGTATTTGATTGCAACAACAATTGCAGAACAGTGTGGAAGACAAGCTGGAGGTGCAACATGTCCAAACAACCTCTGTTGTAGTCAATACGGTTACTGTGGTGACACCGATGATTACTGTTCACCTTCTAAGAACTGTCAAAGTAACTGTCACGGCAGTGGCGGCGGCAGTGGCGAAAGTGCTTCTAATGTTCGCGCCACGTATCACTATTATCGACCGGAACAACATGGCTGGGACTTAAACGCTGTTAGTGCTTATTGTTCAACTTGGGATGCAAGTAAGCCTTATTCATGGCGTAGTAAATATGGTTGGACTGCTTTTTGTGGACCGGTTGGACCTCGAGGTCAAGCTTCTTGCGGGAAGTGTCTCAGA GTGAGGAATTCAGGGACAGGAGCACAAGAAACAGTGAGAATTGTAGATCAATGCAGCAATGGAGGGTTGGATTTGGATGTGGGTGTGTTTAATAGAATAGACACAGATGGAAGAGGATACCAACAGGGACATCTTATTGTGAGTTACCAGTTTGTAGATTGTGGGAATGAGGTGGACATGATCAACCCTTTGTTCTCCATCATGGATGCTAAACAATGA